CATCCCGTGCGAAGATCTCAGGTATGCCGTCTGCATCCACATCCGCGATTGTCCGACTCCACTGGCCGCGTGCCTCCCAGACGCGTTCCGTTGGAAATTCGCCGTGCGCGGGTTGCTCCAGCAAAAACGTCGCGCCCGAAGCATTGCACAATATCTCTATAAGGCCATCGTTATCTGTATCCTCTGACGCCCAAGGCCACAACGATTCGGTGTAAGAAAAAACCCGCTTATACGTTCCATCATCCGCTATCTCAAGAATGTGTGCCGTGCCGGTCTCCATTTCAACGGCGAAGAGTTCCAATTTCCCATTTCTGTTTATATCCACCGGTGAAGCGATCGCGTGCAACCTACTGTCGGTTGATGCAATCTGCGAGAGATGCGATACATCAATCGGAGTATCGTTTACTTCAATCTGATACAATCTGCCGTTGTTGTCATCAACTTGCAGGTGTCCGACACTATCTTGCACCACGAATCGGTACAAATAAGTCCCCAGTGGTCCGCCTAAATCTGACATATTGACGAAATGGAGTAAATTCTCCGCGTCGGAATGAATAGTTCTATCAAGATATAGAATTTCCAAATGATCCTCGGTTCCCACATGGATATGATCCTGTGAGTCGGGATGGATAGTTCCATTGACACTTCCGTTCCCCTTAAAAATTTCAATTGTGCCCGTCGTTAATGCCTCCGTTTTCCACATCACCACTGAATTGAATTTGTCTCCCGCAAGCCACGGTTGCGCCTCATGTTTTATAATAAGAGGTTCCGTGTGATCCACCTCAACAACTATCTTGATTCTCTTGATGTCTCCACCTTCGGCTTTAACACTCAGTCGCAGCGTATACCTGCCTTCCGCTAAAGCAGAGGTGTTCCACTTATATAGGCACGCATTAAACTTCGGTTCTGCTTGCACAGTGCCCAACGGATACCATAAATCTGGGACTTCGCCGATGCCGTACTCCAGCCAGTATTCAGAAAACCCAGCACCTCCTGCACTCCCAATGATTTCAATTTCATCAATAATAAAATCTGTTGCGAGCTGATTATACCGCACGTAACCCCCGGAGAAACCTACGAATTCAACATTATCAAGGGCTATGGGTATTCGTTGGGCATCAATTTCCGCAATAAGCGATGTTGAAGTCGCCAGTGCTGCATAAGCGTCCAGTGAACCTGCTCCAACGAGTTCGGTAATGAAAAGCGGCTTTGCAGTGGCAATCAGTTTCTCTTGAATCTCTATGTGGGTGGCGTGTGGATTTGCAGACAGGATGAGCGCAGCAACGCCGGAGACATGCGCCGCTGCCATGGACGTGCCGTCCCTCTTTTGATAGTCCCCATCAAGTGCTGTGCTCAGAATCTCCTCACCCGGCGCGGCGATATCAATAGTAGCTCCGAAATTAGAAGCGTCATACAACTGTTTCTCCTTTCCAAGTCCCGCAACGGAGATAACAGGTTTAAGAGCCGCAGGATAGTAAGAACCGACCGCCGCCAAATTGCCCGCCGCACCCACAAGGATACATCCACGATGGTAAGCGTATTCTACGGCATCTTCTATGATGAAGGCACGCACTGTATCGCCCCAACTCATATTAATCACCTGTGCACCATTGTCCGCCGCATAGACAATAGCGGCGGCGAGATCGTCGTTCTGGAGATAAGTCCCGCCTCCATACTTGAAACCCGCTCTAAGAGGCATCAAACGGCACTGTGGCGCGATCCCGGCGACGCCAAGTCCATTGTTCGCTTTCGCCGCGATGATACCGGCGACGTGTGTCCCGTGCCCTGTTTCATCCTCAGGGTCGTTATCTCGGACAGTCCAATCACCACGACCGGGCAGTGCTGGGGCGTCGCTGAAGTCCCAGCCGTTTTTGTCATCAATGTAACCGTTCCCGTCATCGTCGATGCCGTTTCTCGGAATTTCACCGACGTTTTCCCAAAGTTGCGAACGGAATTCAGGGTGTCGGGTCGCGATACCGCTATCAACAACCGCTACCGTCACTTGCGGTTTGCCCTGTTCGATACCCCACGCTTGCCGTATGTTCAGAACGGATAAATTCCACTGTGCCGTATAATTCGGGTCGTTCGGTTCTACCTCCGCACACGGTTGGTTGAGGCGATTCATCTCAACCGCTTCAATTGCGGCGTGGCGTTCATACCGTCGCCGTAAGGGTTCCAAGTGCCAACCCTTTGGAAATCGAATCAGATAGATACGCCGGAGTCGCGGGTGTTGCCCGCCCGGCGTCGTCGAAGAAAAAACTGGCAGCACAGACACCGCACCGAGCCGTCCGCTCAACTTTTCAAGCTGCTCGACAGAAGCATTCGGCTGTAAACGGACGATCAGTTCTCCCGGGGTGTCGGCGATATGAGGAAAACCATCTGAATTGCTTTGGGCAAAAACGAATTGTGAATTTATAAACAGGACGAAAATGTAGAGATAGATAGATACTTTTGTCATCAGGTATTTTTTAGCAGGACCTAAACATTCATGGTGAATTATAAAAATAAACTTACATTTCAATAAAAGCCAAAAACCCACTAACCTCGCCAACTCTCCAACCAATAAAAGCGAAAACCCGCCATACCGCTGGCGCGGTTTCCTAACCTCACCAACTCTCCAGCGTACGCTTAATTGTGGGTTTTACCATATTTTCTCTTCTTAAAATTGCAATTCTATATCTCTATATGATATATTAATGATACGTAACTCACGGAGAAAAAACAAATTT
This genomic window from Candidatus Poribacteria bacterium contains:
- a CDS encoding S8 family serine peptidase; the encoded protein is MTKVSIYLYIFVLFINSQFVFAQSNSDGFPHIADTPGELIVRLQPNASVEQLEKLSGRLGAVSVLPVFSSTTPGGQHPRLRRIYLIRFPKGWHLEPLRRRYERHAAIEAVEMNRLNQPCAEVEPNDPNYTAQWNLSVLNIRQAWGIEQGKPQVTVAVVDSGIATRHPEFRSQLWENVGEIPRNGIDDDGNGYIDDKNGWDFSDAPALPGRGDWTVRDNDPEDETGHGTHVAGIIAAKANNGLGVAGIAPQCRLMPLRAGFKYGGGTYLQNDDLAAAIVYAADNGAQVINMSWGDTVRAFIIEDAVEYAYHRGCILVGAAGNLAAVGSYYPAALKPVISVAGLGKEKQLYDASNFGATIDIAAPGEEILSTALDGDYQKRDGTSMAAAHVSGVAALILSANPHATHIEIQEKLIATAKPLFITELVGAGSLDAYAALATSTSLIAEIDAQRIPIALDNVEFVGFSGGYVRYNQLATDFIIDEIEIIGSAGGAGFSEYWLEYGIGEVPDLWYPLGTVQAEPKFNACLYKWNTSALAEGRYTLRLSVKAEGGDIKRIKIVVEVDHTEPLIIKHEAQPWLAGDKFNSVVMWKTEALTTGTIEIFKGNGSVNGTIHPDSQDHIHVGTEDHLEILYLDRTIHSDAENLLHFVNMSDLGGPLGTYLYRFVVQDSVGHLQVDDNNGRLYQIEVNDTPIDVSHLSQIASTDSRLHAIASPVDINRNGKLELFAVEMETGTAHILEIADDGTYKRVFSYTESLWPWASEDTDNDGLIEILCNASGATFLLEQPAHGEFPTERVWEARGQWSRTIADVDADGIPEIFARDDVTNTISVYEAARNNDYRRVATLKNPMWGNNGMSANFATGDFDGDGRQEILAGDNDGYVFIHEATGNNQYRQTWISRLSEGTPQLFAAGDMDGDGNPEFAICAKTGTHVGTTVLDIRYHHWLLTIFKSNGDDIYRAVWTQRIRDVQDGGNGMTISDANNDGRDELCIAAQPNFYLIQYDGIGYRPIWHHTATSTFNPIVVDLNGSGAKALLFNSHNALTLFQTPASVPSQLRVPLNPPWGITAKPIDERSVHLTWQKVQDTVTYALYRGGREKLLEKIRDGIREPHFTDTGLTTGQTYWYAVASQHSNGSLSKQSRSISVAPTRRPRLTAAALSPPNQLILTFDKPMGVSAAHAGRYRVSKQGTVENGLERYTPRSAILNQGGKRVVLTFSPKVFRTGNRYQIEALQLSDIHGADLAEDARMLTIMLPASTLEEVIVYPNPVAACNWVTFDKIPVGTDIYIYDVSGNCVAAFPRTEHGRDKRIWEFSGSVSSGVYIYVLSSENDRRVGKFSVIR